In one Massilia endophytica genomic region, the following are encoded:
- a CDS encoding TraB/GumN family protein, with product MKISSIARCALAALSLYACAASAQEAPAEAPEQVVVTGQRPGPGLWKVSRDGHVLWVFGSYSPLPAGMDWRSHEVEAILAQSQEYIHSPGARADFSFFRSVTLLPRLIGIRKNPDGKELRDVLPSDVYERWLAAKAKYIGDDGSIERERPMFVADTLFRKGLAKSGLGDGRQVRSTIDGLLKKYKIKTTLAEVKLELDDPGKALSNFKQSQLDDVACFTKTLDGLEGDIDAMRQRANAWAIGDIEVIEKMDFAGRDKSCQDAVFNSTFMKSQPGLQSLDIRMRDAWIAAAEKALAANASTFSTLPLKDILGDRSYLALLAEKGYTVEKPE from the coding sequence ATGAAGATCTCATCCATTGCGCGCTGCGCCCTCGCTGCCCTTTCCCTTTATGCCTGCGCCGCCAGCGCGCAGGAGGCTCCCGCCGAAGCGCCGGAGCAGGTTGTCGTTACCGGGCAGCGTCCTGGTCCCGGCCTGTGGAAGGTGAGCAGGGACGGCCACGTGCTGTGGGTGTTCGGCAGCTATTCGCCCCTGCCTGCCGGGATGGACTGGCGCTCGCACGAAGTCGAGGCCATTCTCGCGCAGTCGCAGGAATACATCCATTCGCCGGGCGCCCGCGCGGACTTCAGCTTCTTCCGCTCGGTGACGCTGCTGCCACGCCTGATCGGCATCCGCAAGAACCCCGACGGCAAGGAGCTGCGCGACGTGCTGCCTTCGGACGTCTACGAGCGCTGGCTGGCGGCAAAGGCGAAATACATTGGCGACGACGGCAGCATCGAGCGCGAGCGGCCCATGTTCGTGGCCGACACCCTGTTCCGCAAGGGACTTGCGAAGTCGGGTCTGGGCGACGGACGCCAGGTGCGCAGCACCATCGACGGCCTGCTCAAGAAATACAAGATCAAGACCACGCTGGCCGAAGTGAAGCTGGAGCTGGACGATCCGGGCAAGGCCCTCAGCAATTTCAAGCAGTCGCAGCTCGACGACGTGGCCTGCTTCACCAAGACCCTGGACGGCCTTGAAGGCGATATCGACGCCATGCGCCAGCGCGCCAACGCCTGGGCCATCGGCGATATCGAGGTCATCGAAAAGATGGATTTCGCAGGCCGCGACAAGAGCTGCCAGGACGCTGTCTTCAACAGCACATTCATGAAGAGCCAGCCCGGCCTCCAGTCGCTCGACATCCGCATGCGCGATGCCTGGATCGCCGCAGCCGAGAAGGCGCTGGCGGCCAACGCCAGCACCTTTTCCACCCTGCCGCTGAAGGATATCCTTGGCGACCGCAGCTACCTGGCGCTGCTGGCTGAGAAGGGCTATACGGTCGAGAAGCCCGAATGA
- a CDS encoding EAL domain-containing response regulator — translation MTAAHSDAFSPRLLLVDDEPRLLSSLHALLQDRGYHLVTATCGSEALAQLDKLAFDLVLLDLRLPDMSGHEIMDVINAREMDCDVIVMSGDVGIEAAIGALKRGAYDYLRKPYSPEELIKTVENALQQRRLAVDNHTIAQRLENSEKMYRYLVDSSPDIIYTLNHAGEFTFINDRASQLLGYEREELLGKHYSVLVHDEDQERARYAFNERRVDQRASRNVELRLKCNTTHGGAERTFSNTLMTISLNAIGMHVPDNAARKQEFFGTYGVARDITDRKRAEETISYQAYHDILTDLPNRVLFKDRLGLAVIQAKRKLSELAVMFIDLDRFKLVNDTLGHVKGDELLKLAAARLKACLRKGDTLARQGGDEFTIVLPELRDRNDAKLIAEKFLETLQKPFDLDGHVVHISASIGIAVYPSDGESIDELLRHADIAMYQVKALGKNGHSFYHASMQDVSHQKIVLEQALRKALEHGELEMYYQPQVDVATGRIIGAEGLMRWNHPQRGVLSAGEFLPFAEENGLMLPISDWMIGALCHDLQQWNVAGADNVRLSLNLSPQYLDRGDFFEKMRGALTRCGISPAQIEVEITENICIRNPQYAIEQLNKLCQLGVSVAIDDFGTGYSSLSYLHRFPIHTIKIDQSFIKEIHDESGHYPVILAIISIARGLGLHLVAEGVETEVQARYLQANGCSTMQGYFFHRPIPLASFMGVLAEQKRITLPPPAPQALQA, via the coding sequence ATGACCGCAGCCCATAGCGACGCCTTCTCTCCCCGCCTGCTCCTCGTCGACGACGAACCGCGCCTTCTGTCTTCCCTGCACGCCCTGCTGCAGGACCGCGGCTACCATCTCGTCACCGCCACCTGCGGCAGCGAAGCCCTGGCCCAGCTGGACAAGCTGGCCTTCGATCTGGTGCTGCTGGACCTGCGCCTGCCCGACATGAGCGGCCACGAGATCATGGACGTGATCAACGCGCGCGAGATGGACTGCGACGTGATCGTGATGAGCGGCGACGTGGGCATCGAGGCCGCCATCGGCGCGCTGAAGCGCGGCGCCTACGACTACCTGCGCAAGCCCTACAGCCCGGAAGAGCTGATCAAGACGGTGGAGAACGCGCTGCAGCAGCGCCGCCTGGCCGTGGACAACCACACCATCGCCCAGCGCCTGGAAAACTCGGAGAAGATGTACCGCTACCTGGTGGACAGCTCGCCGGACATCATCTACACCCTGAACCACGCAGGCGAATTCACCTTCATCAATGACCGCGCCAGCCAGCTCCTGGGCTATGAGCGCGAGGAGCTGCTGGGCAAGCACTACTCCGTGCTGGTGCACGACGAAGACCAGGAGCGCGCCCGCTACGCCTTCAACGAACGGAGGGTCGACCAACGCGCCTCGCGCAACGTGGAGCTGCGCCTGAAGTGCAATACCACGCACGGGGGCGCCGAGCGCACTTTCAGCAACACGCTGATGACGATCTCCCTGAACGCCATCGGCATGCACGTGCCGGACAACGCGGCGCGCAAGCAGGAATTCTTCGGCACCTATGGCGTGGCGCGCGACATCACGGACCGCAAGCGCGCCGAGGAGACCATCTCCTACCAGGCCTACCACGACATCCTGACCGACCTGCCCAACCGCGTGCTGTTCAAGGACCGCCTCGGCCTGGCCGTCATCCAGGCCAAGCGCAAGCTCTCCGAGCTGGCCGTGATGTTCATCGACCTGGACCGCTTCAAGCTGGTGAACGATACCCTGGGCCACGTGAAGGGCGACGAGCTGCTCAAGCTGGCCGCGGCGCGCCTGAAGGCCTGCCTGCGCAAGGGCGACACGCTGGCGCGCCAGGGCGGCGACGAATTCACCATCGTGCTGCCCGAGCTGCGCGACCGCAACGACGCCAAGCTCATTGCGGAAAAATTCCTGGAAACGCTGCAGAAGCCCTTCGACCTGGACGGCCACGTGGTGCATATCTCGGCCTCCATCGGCATCGCTGTCTACCCGAGCGACGGCGAGAGCATCGACGAGCTGCTGCGCCATGCCGACATCGCCATGTACCAGGTCAAGGCCCTGGGCAAGAACGGCCACAGCTTCTACCACGCCTCCATGCAGGACGTCTCGCACCAGAAGATCGTGCTGGAACAAGCCCTGCGCAAGGCCCTGGAGCACGGCGAGCTGGAAATGTACTACCAGCCGCAGGTGGACGTGGCCACGGGCCGCATCATCGGCGCCGAAGGCCTGATGCGCTGGAACCATCCGCAGCGCGGCGTGCTCTCGGCGGGCGAGTTCCTGCCGTTCGCCGAAGAGAACGGCCTGATGCTGCCCATTTCCGACTGGATGATCGGCGCCCTGTGCCACGACCTGCAGCAGTGGAACGTGGCGGGCGCGGACAACGTGCGCCTCTCGCTGAACCTCTCGCCGCAATACCTGGACCGGGGCGACTTCTTCGAGAAGATGCGAGGCGCGCTCACGCGCTGCGGCATCTCGCCCGCGCAGATCGAAGTGGAGATCACGGAGAACATCTGCATCCGCAATCCGCAGTACGCCATCGAGCAGCTGAACAAGCTTTGCCAGCTGGGCGTGTCCGTCGCCATCGACGATTTCGGCACGGGCTATTCCTCGCTGTCCTACCTGCACCGCTTCCCCATCCACACCATCAAGATCGACCAGAGCTTCATCAAGGAGATCCACGACGAGAGCGGGCACTATCCCGTGATCCTCGCCATCATCTCCATCGCGCGCGGCCTGGGCCTGCACCTGGTGGCCGAAGGGGTGGAGACCGAGGTGCAGGCGCGCTACCTGCAAGCCAACGGCTGCAGCACCATGCAGGGCTACTTCTTCCACCGTCCCATTCCGCTGGCAAGTTTCATGGGCGTGCTGGCGGAGCAAAAGCGCATCACCCTGCCGCCGCCCGCGCCGCAGGCCCTGCAGGCATAA
- a CDS encoding tetratricopeptide repeat protein yields MAAVLAPVKTAEASYSAEFLRVKGLAERGNANAQHSLGFMYFHGEGVARNEELAVAWYRQAANAGLEHAQYNLGVMYQKGQGVDADLAEAARWYRQAAEQGYAAAQYNLGWLYAKGHGVAQDTEQARHWFSKAAEQGDAGAQNNLAMMYDTGKGVPQDYGQALYWYRKAAEQGYARAQFSLALRYDNGHGIDADPEEAIAWYRKAAGQGYAPAQFNLALRYDKGDGVPHDARQAIHWYRKAAAQGHASSHFNLALIYDNGVGVPRDAERAVECYRCAAELGHAAAQNNLGLRYQHGQDLPADAQRAAHWYQKAAEQGFPAAQYHLGQLYEAGEGLPQDDEQALHWCTQAAEQGHARAQSDLGLRYENGRGVARDLRKALSWYSRAGEQDYAPAQYMLAQLYDRDDGPAPNVVRANHWYRKAAENGHTLAQFTLALRCDCGLGMARDFAQAFHWYLRAAEQGHARAQLNTGLMFLSGQGVAPDAAQARHWLSLAQSQGIPSAARYLPQA; encoded by the coding sequence ATGGCCGCCGTCCTCGCTCCCGTGAAGACCGCCGAAGCCAGCTACAGCGCCGAATTCCTGCGCGTGAAAGGCCTGGCCGAGCGGGGCAACGCGAACGCCCAGCACAGCCTGGGCTTCATGTACTTCCACGGCGAAGGCGTGGCGCGCAACGAGGAACTGGCTGTGGCCTGGTACCGCCAGGCCGCCAACGCGGGCCTGGAGCATGCGCAATACAACCTGGGCGTCATGTACCAGAAAGGGCAGGGCGTGGACGCCGATCTGGCCGAGGCGGCGCGCTGGTACCGCCAGGCCGCCGAACAGGGTTACGCCGCCGCCCAATACAACCTGGGTTGGCTGTACGCGAAAGGCCATGGCGTGGCGCAGGACACGGAACAGGCTCGCCACTGGTTCAGCAAGGCCGCCGAACAGGGCGACGCGGGCGCGCAGAACAACCTCGCCATGATGTACGACACGGGCAAGGGCGTGCCCCAGGACTACGGCCAGGCCCTGTACTGGTACCGCAAGGCGGCCGAGCAAGGCTATGCGCGCGCCCAGTTCAGCCTTGCCCTGCGCTACGACAACGGCCACGGCATCGATGCCGACCCCGAGGAAGCCATCGCCTGGTACCGCAAGGCGGCGGGGCAGGGCTATGCGCCCGCCCAGTTCAACCTCGCCCTGCGCTACGACAAGGGTGATGGCGTGCCGCACGACGCGCGCCAGGCCATCCACTGGTACCGCAAGGCGGCGGCCCAGGGCCACGCCAGCTCCCACTTCAACCTCGCCCTCATTTACGACAACGGCGTGGGCGTCCCGCGCGACGCCGAGCGCGCCGTGGAATGCTACCGCTGCGCCGCCGAACTGGGACATGCCGCGGCCCAGAACAACCTCGGCCTGCGCTACCAGCACGGGCAGGACCTGCCCGCGGACGCCCAGCGCGCCGCCCACTGGTACCAGAAAGCCGCCGAACAAGGCTTCCCCGCCGCCCAATACCACCTGGGCCAGTTATACGAAGCGGGCGAAGGCCTGCCGCAGGACGACGAGCAGGCCCTGCACTGGTGCACCCAGGCGGCCGAGCAAGGCCATGCGCGCGCCCAGTCCGACCTTGGCCTGCGCTACGAAAACGGGCGCGGCGTGGCGCGCGACCTGCGCAAGGCCCTCTCCTGGTACTCCCGCGCGGGCGAGCAGGACTACGCCCCCGCCCAGTACATGCTGGCCCAGCTCTACGACCGCGACGACGGCCCCGCGCCGAACGTCGTGCGCGCCAACCACTGGTATCGGAAAGCGGCGGAGAACGGACACACCCTCGCCCAGTTCACGCTGGCGCTGCGCTGCGACTGCGGCCTGGGCATGGCGCGCGATTTCGCACAAGCCTTCCACTGGTATTTGCGCGCCGCCGAGCAAGGCCACGCGCGCGCCCAGCTGAACACGGGCCTCATGTTCCTCTCCGGCCAGGGCGTCGCTCCCGACGCCGCCCAGGCCCGCCACTGGCTCTCCCTGGCCCAGTCCCAGGGCATCCCCAGCGCCGCCCGCTACCTCCCCCAAGCCTAA
- a CDS encoding HDOD domain-containing protein has translation MHQPDHDIRNRLLIARLPAMPQILIKLIELLQTDEAGMPELAALIGQDAGMASKILGVANSSAYHRAGRQVSLEQSLVSLGTDMIKTLVISESVYQTFSSFPHSASTDLRGFWKQSLAAAVVARDVARLMDYPQPEEAYLAGLLHNVGRLALLATAPKEYAANFLAKDDEALCAVEQRTLQITHTEAGAWLVERWRLDSFLADSVLYHHEPVERLSSAHPLIRLVRLAHLLVCHEDEEEAVEEAAVLCGLEPAALAGVLKAAARQVQQSADYLGIDLTGVDDIVAPPAALPAPVDPVQQRLQQEVRDMVLVSEMGQTFARQEGDSAMLDAMTRSARILFDFDSALLLLESPTGQGLVGAGGSEQPQRLAEFSLPLDQGGAVAQAAAERQLTLAQREGGALTLAEEQLFRMLGSEAMVCLPLTASQRCLGVLVGGVAAWQLPACQQRARFLQAFGHQAGGALETALSERGHARRQLAQVADEYREASRRLLHEVNNPLSIIKNYLSVLDNKLARREPVVGELSVLHEEIDRVGQLIQGMAETPAAEGARGAHVGKVVDEVLRLFRSTAFVPASVQLLVRMQDEHHDVEGDPDMLKQILLNLLKNAIEALPEGGRIEVAHKGLVNRERRLYVELAVSDNGPGLPPAVLANLFAPVASSKGGTHRGLGLSIVHSLVHKLGGAIACRSGKGGTSFELLLPARSANPAGGAPRLLDSVQGQS, from the coding sequence ATGCACCAACCTGACCACGACATCCGCAACCGATTGCTGATCGCAAGGCTGCCGGCCATGCCGCAGATCCTGATCAAGCTGATCGAGCTGCTGCAGACGGACGAGGCCGGCATGCCCGAGCTGGCGGCCCTCATCGGCCAGGACGCGGGCATGGCCAGCAAGATCCTGGGCGTGGCCAACAGCTCGGCCTACCACCGGGCCGGGCGCCAGGTGAGCCTGGAGCAGTCCCTGGTCTCCCTGGGCACGGACATGATCAAGACGCTGGTCATCAGCGAATCCGTCTACCAGACCTTCAGCAGCTTCCCCCATTCCGCCAGCACCGACCTGCGCGGCTTCTGGAAGCAGTCGCTGGCCGCCGCCGTGGTGGCGCGCGACGTCGCCCGCCTCATGGACTATCCGCAGCCGGAAGAGGCCTACCTGGCCGGCCTGCTGCACAATGTCGGCCGCCTGGCCCTGCTGGCCACGGCGCCCAAGGAATACGCCGCCAACTTCCTGGCGAAGGACGACGAGGCCCTGTGCGCCGTCGAACAGCGCACCCTGCAGATCACCCACACCGAGGCGGGCGCCTGGCTGGTGGAGCGCTGGCGCCTGGACTCCTTCCTGGCGGACTCCGTGCTCTACCACCACGAGCCGGTGGAGCGCCTGTCCTCCGCCCATCCCCTGATCCGCCTGGTGCGCCTGGCCCACCTCCTGGTCTGCCACGAGGACGAGGAAGAGGCGGTGGAGGAGGCGGCCGTGCTGTGCGGCCTGGAGCCCGCGGCCCTGGCCGGGGTGCTGAAGGCGGCCGCGCGCCAGGTGCAGCAGTCGGCCGACTACCTGGGCATCGACCTCACGGGCGTGGACGATATCGTCGCCCCGCCCGCCGCCCTGCCTGCGCCGGTGGACCCCGTGCAGCAGCGCCTGCAGCAGGAAGTGCGCGACATGGTGCTGGTCTCCGAAATGGGCCAGACCTTCGCCCGCCAGGAAGGCGACAGCGCCATGCTGGACGCGATGACGCGCTCGGCGCGCATCCTCTTCGATTTCGACTCGGCCCTGCTGCTGCTGGAAAGCCCCACGGGCCAGGGCCTGGTGGGCGCGGGCGGCAGCGAACAGCCGCAGCGCCTGGCCGAATTCTCCCTGCCCCTGGACCAGGGCGGAGCGGTGGCGCAGGCCGCCGCCGAACGCCAGCTCACGCTCGCGCAGCGCGAGGGCGGCGCCCTGACCCTGGCCGAGGAACAGCTCTTCCGCATGCTGGGCAGCGAAGCCATGGTCTGCCTGCCCCTGACGGCGAGCCAGCGCTGCCTGGGCGTGCTGGTGGGCGGCGTGGCAGCCTGGCAGCTGCCCGCCTGCCAGCAGCGCGCACGCTTCCTGCAGGCCTTCGGCCACCAGGCCGGGGGGGCCCTGGAAACGGCGCTCTCCGAGCGCGGGCACGCGCGGCGCCAGCTGGCCCAGGTGGCCGACGAATACCGCGAAGCCTCGCGCCGCCTGCTGCACGAAGTGAACAATCCCCTGTCCATCATCAAGAACTACCTCTCGGTGCTGGACAACAAGCTGGCGCGGCGCGAGCCCGTGGTGGGCGAACTCTCCGTGCTGCACGAGGAGATCGACCGGGTGGGCCAGCTGATCCAGGGCATGGCCGAGACCCCGGCCGCCGAAGGCGCGCGCGGCGCCCACGTGGGCAAGGTGGTGGACGAGGTGCTGCGCCTCTTCCGCAGCACGGCCTTCGTGCCCGCCTCCGTGCAGCTGCTCGTGCGCATGCAGGACGAGCACCACGACGTTGAGGGCGACCCGGACATGCTCAAGCAGATCCTGCTCAACCTCCTGAAGAACGCCATCGAAGCCCTGCCCGAGGGCGGGCGCATCGAGGTCGCGCACAAGGGCCTGGTGAACCGCGAGCGCCGCCTCTATGTGGAGCTGGCCGTGAGCGACAACGGCCCCGGCCTGCCACCCGCCGTGCTGGCCAACCTGTTCGCGCCGGTCGCCAGCAGCAAGGGCGGCACGCACCGCGGCCTGGGGCTGTCCATCGTCCACAGCCTGGTGCACAAGCTGGGCGGCGCCATCGCCTGCCGCAGCGGCAAGGGCGGCACCAGCTTCGAACTGCTGCTGCCCGCGCGCAGCGCCAATCCCGCCGGCGGCGCGCCCCGCCTGCTCGATTCCGTCCAAGGCCAGTCATGA
- a CDS encoding flagellin N-terminal helical domain-containing protein, which yields MQLNTNPQSLFAQRALERHGMDVASSLRRLSSGLRLNAARDDAAGFAISERMKSQLRGLDQANRNISDGISLVQTAEGALGSITEIFQRVRELAVQAASDTNNAQDRASIQLEAWSLIVEAQRAVRESRFNGINLLDGSFSSNLQIGPRDEDVLLLGIPFIFRIEPDGYSIGDIQLTSHADATKALGFIDAQILQIDMVRARLGAMQSRLGYASSNNATMMENLAASRSAIADTDFAAETARLTRSQILQQAAMAMLAQANSGPSLILQLLRRL from the coding sequence ATGCAACTCAACACGAACCCACAATCGCTGTTCGCCCAACGCGCCCTGGAGCGCCATGGGATGGACGTGGCATCGAGCCTGCGCAGGCTGTCGAGCGGCCTGCGCTTGAACGCCGCCCGCGACGATGCGGCGGGGTTTGCCATCAGCGAGCGCATGAAGAGCCAGCTGCGCGGCCTCGATCAGGCCAACCGTAATATCAGCGACGGCATCTCCCTCGTGCAGACCGCCGAGGGAGCGCTGGGCAGTATCACCGAAATCTTCCAGCGCGTGCGCGAGCTGGCCGTGCAGGCGGCGAGCGATACGAACAATGCGCAGGACCGCGCCTCCATCCAGCTGGAGGCCTGGTCGCTGATCGTGGAGGCGCAGCGCGCCGTGCGCGAGAGCCGTTTCAACGGCATCAATCTGCTCGATGGAAGCTTCAGCAGCAACCTGCAGATCGGGCCCCGCGACGAGGATGTACTGCTGCTCGGGATTCCCTTCATCTTCCGCATCGAACCGGATGGCTACAGCATCGGCGATATCCAGCTTACCAGCCATGCCGATGCCACCAAGGCGCTGGGCTTCATCGATGCGCAGATACTGCAGATCGATATGGTGCGCGCGCGCCTGGGCGCGATGCAGAGCCGCCTTGGCTACGCCAGCAGCAATAACGCGACGATGATGGAGAACCTGGCGGCCTCGCGTTCGGCCATCGCCGATACAGACTTCGCCGCCGAAACGGCGCGCCTCACGCGCAGCCAGATCCTGCAGCAGGCTGCCATGGCCATGCTGGCCCAGGCCAATTCGGGACCGAGCCTGATCCTGCAGTTGCTGCGCCGCCTCTAA
- a CDS encoding multidrug effflux MFS transporter, translating into MFPETPASLPDADPVPPPPPQRKPGPRPLGRRGLAVVLAALSMFGPFCIDAYLPAFPQIQADLGASPLELQQSLTAYLLAFAAMVLWHGALSDAFGRRNVILVSLVAFTIGTVGCAAAHTVHYLWLFRVLQGVSAGAGLVVGRAIIRDLYHDAEAARLLSLVTMIFSIAPAVAPILGGAIVQVADWRSIFLALVAFSVILFAVCWLRLPETLPPHKRQPFNPGHLWRNYRMILASPLFHLKSGVVAFNFAGLFLFITAAPVTLPEQLHLGPGDFGWLFIPSVAGIFLGALVANRYAGKISFARQIGIGYAFLLAAAFANTAFHLLHAPALPWSMLPIFVYTFGMSMVAPAATLLTLDLFPQIRGTVASCQSFATTLIGAVVAGMLAPALSHSLLALALGQLAFAAGGLGLWLASRLYRRRLAGGRRNNINGAKIEKV; encoded by the coding sequence ATGTTCCCCGAAACGCCAGCCAGCCTGCCCGACGCCGATCCCGTCCCGCCGCCCCCTCCCCAGCGCAAGCCGGGCCCCCGTCCCCTGGGCCGGCGCGGCCTGGCGGTGGTGCTGGCCGCGCTGTCCATGTTCGGCCCCTTCTGCATCGACGCCTACCTGCCCGCCTTCCCGCAGATCCAGGCCGACCTCGGGGCCAGCCCGCTGGAACTCCAGCAAAGCCTGACGGCCTATCTGCTGGCCTTCGCCGCCATGGTGCTGTGGCACGGCGCCCTGTCGGACGCCTTCGGGCGGCGCAATGTCATCCTTGTATCCCTGGTTGCCTTCACCATCGGCACGGTGGGCTGCGCCGCGGCCCACACGGTGCATTACCTGTGGCTCTTCCGCGTGCTGCAGGGCGTGTCGGCCGGGGCCGGGCTGGTGGTGGGGCGCGCCATCATCCGCGACCTGTATCACGACGCCGAGGCGGCCCGCCTGCTCTCGCTGGTGACCATGATCTTCTCGATCGCGCCCGCCGTGGCCCCCATCCTGGGCGGGGCCATCGTGCAGGTGGCGGACTGGCGCAGCATTTTCCTGGCCCTGGTGGCGTTCAGCGTGATCCTGTTCGCGGTGTGCTGGCTGCGCCTGCCCGAGACCCTGCCGCCGCACAAGCGCCAGCCCTTCAATCCCGGCCACCTGTGGCGCAATTACCGCATGATCCTGGCCTCGCCCCTGTTCCACCTGAAGTCCGGGGTGGTGGCCTTCAATTTTGCGGGGCTCTTCCTCTTCATCACAGCCGCCCCCGTGACCCTGCCGGAGCAGCTGCACCTGGGTCCGGGCGACTTCGGCTGGCTCTTCATCCCCTCCGTGGCGGGCATCTTCCTGGGCGCCCTGGTGGCCAACCGCTACGCGGGCAAGATCAGCTTCGCGCGCCAGATCGGCATCGGCTACGCCTTCCTGCTGGCGGCCGCCTTCGCCAACACGGCCTTCCACCTGCTGCATGCCCCGGCCCTGCCCTGGAGCATGCTGCCCATCTTCGTCTACACCTTCGGCATGTCGATGGTGGCCCCGGCCGCCACCCTGCTGACCCTGGACCTCTTTCCCCAGATTCGGGGCACGGTGGCCTCCTGCCAGTCCTTCGCCACCACCCTGATCGGGGCCGTAGTGGCGGGCATGCTGGCGCCGGCCCTGTCGCACTCCCTGCTGGCCCTGGCCCTGGGCCAGCTGGCCTTCGCCGCAGGCGGGCTGGGACTGTGGCTGGCCAGCCGCCTGTACCGCCGGCGCCTGGCCGGCGGGCGGCGAAACAACATTAACGGCGCTAAAATCGAAAAAGTTTAG
- a CDS encoding dienelactone hydrolase family protein, with amino-acid sequence MQSLHGVILAAGLLAAAAQAQDYQREGVKDGLPVYEKALKARLTFPMAWTQDVADLPAWRAAGRAKVWDLTLQPRDSTPFAPQVIAEQDRGSYVARQVVFNLNADNRVRALLLMPKAAGPHPAALMLHDHGARFDIGKEKMIAPWADPAREAASQAWADKHFSGRHPGDALAKRGYVVLAVDALGWGDRGPMTGETQQALAANMFNLGSSMAGAMAAEDVRAAAFLASLPEVDARRVAAIGFSMGAFRAWQVAALSDDIKAVVAASWMATTEGLMVPGNNQLRGSSAFQMLHPGLLRHLDFPDVASLAAPKPALFFTGAQDKLFPLASAEQAFGKMRRVWQAWDAGGRFEARVLPGGHAFPADAQDAAFDWLARQLPAAR; translated from the coding sequence ATGCAATCGTTACATGGCGTGATACTCGCCGCGGGCCTGTTGGCGGCAGCCGCGCAGGCGCAGGACTACCAGCGCGAAGGCGTGAAGGACGGCCTGCCCGTCTACGAGAAGGCGCTGAAGGCGCGGCTCACCTTCCCCATGGCCTGGACGCAGGACGTGGCCGACCTTCCGGCGTGGCGCGCTGCGGGCCGCGCAAAAGTCTGGGACCTCACCTTGCAACCCAGGGACAGCACGCCCTTCGCGCCGCAAGTCATCGCGGAGCAGGATCGGGGCAGCTATGTGGCGCGGCAGGTCGTCTTCAACCTGAACGCGGACAACCGCGTGCGTGCGCTGCTGCTAATGCCCAAGGCGGCAGGGCCGCATCCGGCCGCGCTCATGCTGCACGATCACGGCGCCCGCTTCGATATCGGCAAGGAGAAGATGATTGCGCCCTGGGCCGATCCCGCGCGGGAAGCCGCGTCGCAGGCCTGGGCCGACAAGCACTTCTCGGGCCGCCATCCCGGCGACGCGCTGGCGAAGCGCGGCTACGTCGTGCTGGCGGTGGACGCACTGGGCTGGGGCGACCGCGGCCCGATGACGGGCGAGACACAGCAGGCGCTGGCCGCGAACATGTTCAACCTGGGCAGCTCGATGGCGGGCGCCATGGCGGCGGAAGACGTGCGGGCGGCGGCCTTCCTGGCGTCGCTGCCAGAAGTCGATGCGCGGCGCGTGGCCGCCATCGGCTTTTCCATGGGCGCCTTCCGCGCCTGGCAGGTGGCCGCGCTGTCGGACGATATCAAGGCCGTGGTGGCCGCGAGTTGGATGGCGACGACGGAGGGGCTCATGGTCCCGGGGAACAACCAGCTGCGCGGCTCCTCCGCCTTCCAGATGCTGCACCCCGGCCTACTGCGCCATCTCGATTTCCCGGACGTGGCCAGCCTCGCCGCGCCCAAGCCCGCGCTCTTCTTCACCGGCGCGCAGGACAAGCTCTTTCCCCTCGCCTCCGCCGAACAGGCCTTCGGCAAGATGAGGCGCGTGTGGCAGGCATGGGATGCGGGCGGGCGATTCGAAGCGCGCGTGCTGCCCGGCGGGCACGCCTTCCCGGCCGACGCGCAGGATGCGGCCTTCGACTGGCTGGCGCGCCAGCTGCCGGCGGCGCGTTAG